Part of the Zonotrichia leucophrys gambelii isolate GWCS_2022_RI unplaced genomic scaffold, RI_Zleu_2.0 Scaffold_1330_12322, whole genome shotgun sequence genome, aaacaaaattagaaAAGGCATAACCAATGGCTTTTCTTTGCGGACAAtattaaaaaactgaaacatgtggaaaaaaataaaaactcacaaccaaacccaaaagaaTTATCAAAGGTGATTTATATTACCTcgcctgtccctgctgcagccccggcactgccacccccagggctgtgcccggccccgagagcactcaggccctgcagcaacaccagggccaccagggcagcgggccagggccacggcagcagcactggcaacaccgagtgctgctgctgctgctgggcacagctgctgggccagcactgatctgcccccagctctgcacacagacattgctgctgcagctccagagaaggcaagaTAAGGGTATCTCTGCAGAAAATTCTGCTTGGAATTTCTTTAGTTCCTTGAAAGTCACCAAGAATGCAGCCCCTCATTGATACAGTCTGTGGCAACAGGGAAggtgaagagaaacaaaatgagaaatggcacaagGAATGACATTTCTTTGTGGACAAtatgaaaaactaaaaaagagacaaaaagaaCCCACATCAACACTAACAAAAAGTATCAAGTATGACTTTTATTACACGTGGTTTACAGAAGTTGGCCAGCACTTTATTGTTTCTTAAACCATCCATTaatcagtctccacactgcagccttgagcgcctggttcctcaggctgtagatgagggggttcagggctggaggcaccaccgagtacagaactgacagggctAGATCCAGAGATGGGGACGAGATTGAGGGGGGCTTTAGGTAGGTAAAAAAAGAAGTGCTAAAGAATAGACTgaccacggccaggtgagggaggcaggtggaaaaggctttgtgctgtccctgctcagagggaattctcagcacagccctgaagatctgcacataggagaaaaccatgaacacaaaacaaccaaatacCAAACAGCCGTTAACAGCAATgagcccaagttccctgagaTATGAgcaagagcaggagagcttgaggactggggggatttcacagaagaactggcccagggcattgccatggcacaggggcagggaaaatgtattggccgtGTGCATGAAAGCATTTAGaaagccactggcccaggcagctgctgccatgt contains:
- the LOC135442138 gene encoding olfactory receptor 14A16-like, with the translated sequence MSNSSCISHFLLLALADTRQLQLLHFCLLLGISLAALLGNGLIISAIACSHHLHTPMFFFLLNLALSDLGCICTTVPKAMHNFLWDTRNISYTGCAAQLFFLLFFISTGYSLLTIMCYDRYVSICKPLHYGTLLGSRACAHMAAAAWASGFLNAFMHTANTFSLPLCHGNALGQFFCEIPPVLKLSCSCSYLRELGLIAVNGCLVFGCFVFMVFSYVQIFRAVLRIPSEQGQHKAFSTCLPHLAVVSLFFSTSFFTYLKPPSISSPSLDLALSVLYSVVPPALNPLIYSLRNQALKAAVWRLINGWFKKQ